From uncultured Pseudodesulfovibrio sp.:
CCGGAAACTTTTTTTGCCCATTCTGACAACCCTCGCCTCAAAGACTTTCTGGGGAAGGTTGTATCCCACGTATAAATATTTCTTGCGTTTGCTTGAAGAAAAGAAGGGCCGCTTTGAAAGCGGCCCTTTTTATTGGAAAGATGCGCCTTTGGCGAGAGTCATTTTTGGGTGCTGAAGCACCCAAGGCTTTCCATGCCCTGCCAGGCGGGCCTTCTTTTTTGGCAGCGCCCAAAAAAGAAGCAAAAAAGGTCGCTTGCGCTAGTTTGGCCGCCCCCATGATTGACGGCAAGAATCTGATCCAATCGAGTCGGCTCCACCCTATTAAAAGTATAAGTTCTGCCTCTCACCTCATTTATCAGTTTAAGACAAATTATTTGATCCCTAACAAGAGCCACCTCCTTCGATTGGTCAGCTTCTAAACCGCCAATCAAGGGCTGGGTTCCGTCTTCGTCTGGTTGGGCGGGGAAGAGATCGTCTTCGGATGGAGAGCGGTGTCGGGGTGCTGAAGCACCCCAAGGCCCTTTATGGATAACGAAGAGCTTGGAATCAAAAGCGAATACTTATGACAAAAAAAACGGGCCACGATGACAAAAAAATTCAAAAAAATATGTGTGATATCGAAGAACCTAGAATCAAAAATGATCACCTACACCCCAAAAAACCTTACAACGACGAACAATTGATAGCGAACCTTAGAGCCTGTCCCCCGCGGCGTAATGTAAGCCCGACCGAGTCTGTACCACAGACAATACTGTCGGGCAGTGTAGCCGCGTACAGGCTCTTGGGTCCGCTATCAGGCGCACAACGAAGAAGGCGTTTTTTGCCTCCTTTTTTTCGCCTCAAAAAAAGCAGGTCGCCGTAAAGGCGAAACCTTTACAATAATACCGTTTGCATTTTCACTGCGGATGCACGCAACCCCCACTAAAAACGAAGTCCCTCTTTTCTCTTTCCTCACCGTCAGCAGCTAACTCTTTCAAATAAAATTGTTGATGCTTATCGAAGAGCCTAGAATCAAAAATGATCACCTACACCGAGACGCCCCTTACATCGACGAACAATTGATAACGGGCCTTAGAGCCTGTCCAGCGCGGCGAAACATAGTCCGACCGAGTCTGTGCCACAGGCAATCCTGTCGGGCAGAGAAGCCGCGTACAGGCTCTTGGGTCCGCTATCAGGCGCACAACGAAAAGGCGTTTTTTGCCTCCTTTTTTCCGCCTCGAAAAAAGCAGGTCGCCGTAAAGGCGAAACCTTTGGAATAATATCGTGTGCCTTTTCACTGCGAAGCACGCAACGCAAAAAAAGGCCCCGCACAGTGTGCAGAGCCTTTTCATTCTTATTGTTGTAACAACTATCCGACGAGGTCTTTGTTTCCTTCAACCAAATCAGTAACAACACCCGGATCGGCGAGTGTCGAGGTGTCACCAAACTCGTTTGAACCTTCAACGATCTTGCGTAAAACACGGCGCATAATCTTGCCGGAACGAGTCTTGGGCAGGCCATCCGCAAACTGAATGAATTCAGGCGTTGCGATAGGGCCAATCTCCTTACGTACCCAAATCTTGAGTTCCTTGACCATATCGTCGTCAGGCTCCAAACCGGACCTGAGAGTGACGTAGGCGTAAATAGTTTCGCCCTTGATGTCGTGGGGCATACCGACGACTGCGGCTTCCGTCACATCCTTGTGTGCAACCAGTGCTGACTCGATTTCTGCGGTACCCATGCGGTGACCGGACACGTTGATGACGTCATCCAGACGACCCATGATCCAAAAATACCCATCATCATCTACGCGGGCACCATCACCGGCTTCATAGGCTCCGGGGAATCCGGCAAAATAGGTGGACTTGTACCGTTCAGGGTCGCCCCAGACATTACGAAGCATACCGGGCCACGGTTTGTCGATAATGAGATGGCCACCTTCATTGGGACCGGCAGGCGAACCATCGCGCCGCACAATTTTGGCAGAAATACCGGGCAGGGCTTTTGTAGCGGAACCGGGTTTGAGTGGTGTAGCGTAAGGCATCGCGGAAATCATAATACCACCGGTCTCGGTCTGCCACCATGTATCCACGATGGGTAACTTACCGCCACCAACATTGTTATGATACCAAAGCCATGCTTCCGGGTTAATGGGTTCACCCACAGACCCAAGCAGACGCAGAGAAGAGAGATCGTACTTCTTGGTCCACTCTTCACCTTCACGCATGAGCGCACGAATAACAGTTGGTGCGGTGTAGAAAATATTAACCTTGAATTTGTCCACGATCTGCCAAAAACGATCCGGCTTAGGATAACTCGGCACACCTTCGAACATGACGGATGTAGCACCCAGAGCCAACGGACCATATACAATATAGGAATGACCGGTGATCCAACCAATATCAGCTGTGCACCAGTAGACATCGTCGTCTTTCACGTCGAACACGTACTGAGTGGTATGCGCTGCATAGGTCAGATATCCGCCGGTGGTGTGCAGCACGCCCTTGGGCTTACCGGTGGAGCCGGAAGTGTACAAAATGAAAAGAGGATCTTCGGATTCCATTTTTTCGAAATCGCACTCGGAGGTAATATCATCGGCACTGATTTCATCGTGCCACCAGGAATCACGGCCTTCTACCATGTTGACTTCGTTGCCACCGCGCTGGACCACGATGCACTGCTCGACCGTGGGGCAATCCTTGAGCGCTTCATCAGCGTTGGGCTTGAGCGGGATGGTCTTACCTGCGCGCAAAACTGCGTCGGAGGTAATCAGAACCTTGGCCTGACAATCATCGATGCGTGATTGCAACGCGATAGAAGAAAATCCTGCGAAAACGATGGAATGCAATGCGCCAAGACGGGTGCAAGCGAGCATGGCAATGGCCAGCTCGGGAATCATGGGCATGTAAAGCGCAACACGATCACCACGTTTGACGCCTTTCTTTTTCAAGACATTGGCGAAACGGCAAACCTCGGTGTGCAACATCTGATAGGTGTAGACCCGGGTATCTTCTTCGGGTTCGCCCTGCCAGATAAGCGCGGCTTTATTACGACGACCATTGGTCAAATGCCGATCCAGACAATTATAGGAAACATTAGTCGTACCGCCAGCGAACCATTTGAATTCAGGTTTGTCGTAGTCTGCTTCAAGTACGGAATCAAAATCGGAAAACCAGGTCAAAAGTTCCTTGGCTCTGTCTCCCCAGTAGCCTTCAGGATCATTGAGCGCCTTTTCATTGGCCGCGTCATAGGCTTCCATGTTCTGAATCCATGCCTGGGCCTGCATTGAGGTGTCAGGTTCGAATATCTGCCCGTCTTTTTGCAGACTCTCGATTTTCTTCTCTTCGCTCATTCTGGTATCTCCTGATCTATGGTTGTGTCTTCAAGGTCTCCGTCGAAATGGACCGCAACCTTCTGAAATGTCGTTCCCATTGCGGGGATGGCCGCGCTGGACACGTTATCATTTATTCAAAGAAACGTGCAACCGCGTCATTTTTTAGGTGAACGGTTCAAATACGCCCGGTGAACGGTGGATCATTCGGAAGGTCGGACTCACTCCTCGGTAAACGGTGAATATTCAACCCTCGACGGCATCAAGCTCACCGCATTGCACGATTCGCCCGCCTCATCCGAAGTCAGCGACCACACACAGCTCGAACAAAGAAACGACATGTTCTATCCTGCCACCAGACAAAACCCAATTCGGCGTCCGCATACCATGCTGCGGTAAAGGCCTTAGTGTCAGATGACCAAAGCCGCGCCTTACGTGGATCAAACACAGGTTCCAAACAGAATTCGCCCGGCTCGGTACGACCTGTAAATACTGTGGTCAATTCATCCACTGTAGGTAAACGCCAATCCGTGTGCCCGGCAAAACCATGACGATTCAACCGAGCTACGTGGGCGTGCGCACGCTCCCAGGTCAAAGGGTACCGCGACCCTGCTTTTTCCCAAACCCGACCAGATACGCGATCCAAAACTGTTCCATCACCGGAATCCTTAAACTCGCCGGGACCATATTCATTAGGTCTCCACAATTCATCAAGGTCAAAAAAAGCACGGGCACCTTTGCTGCCAACTTTTACGGATTCATGGCGCGGTAACCATTCTGGATCATGGCGTTCAGGCTCAAACAACAAATCCGGGGCCACACAGGTAGCATCTTTTTGAGACAACCATGCCGTTTCCAAAATATTGAGAGCGTCAATCATGGCCATGGCATCCTGAAATCTTTTTTCTGGATTCACCGCTAACGCCTGATCGAAAAAATCATCCCAAGCACAATCAAGATCCGCATGAATGTCGCACAACCGTTGAGAGTTGCCACGTTCTTCCG
This genomic window contains:
- the acs gene encoding acetate--CoA ligase, translated to MSEEKKIESLQKDGQIFEPDTSMQAQAWIQNMEAYDAANEKALNDPEGYWGDRAKELLTWFSDFDSVLEADYDKPEFKWFAGGTTNVSYNCLDRHLTNGRRNKAALIWQGEPEEDTRVYTYQMLHTEVCRFANVLKKKGVKRGDRVALYMPMIPELAIAMLACTRLGALHSIVFAGFSSIALQSRIDDCQAKVLITSDAVLRAGKTIPLKPNADEALKDCPTVEQCIVVQRGGNEVNMVEGRDSWWHDEISADDITSECDFEKMESEDPLFILYTSGSTGKPKGVLHTTGGYLTYAAHTTQYVFDVKDDDVYWCTADIGWITGHSYIVYGPLALGATSVMFEGVPSYPKPDRFWQIVDKFKVNIFYTAPTVIRALMREGEEWTKKYDLSSLRLLGSVGEPINPEAWLWYHNNVGGGKLPIVDTWWQTETGGIMISAMPYATPLKPGSATKALPGISAKIVRRDGSPAGPNEGGHLIIDKPWPGMLRNVWGDPERYKSTYFAGFPGAYEAGDGARVDDDGYFWIMGRLDDVINVSGHRMGTAEIESALVAHKDVTEAAVVGMPHDIKGETIYAYVTLRSGLEPDDDMVKELKIWVRKEIGPIATPEFIQFADGLPKTRSGKIMRRVLRKIVEGSNEFGDTSTLADPGVVTDLVEGNKDLVG
- a CDS encoding protein kinase; translation: MQIGRYEIRGLLGRGGMGAVYKAAMPVTGRIVALKVLKPAEMLEDIVGEDTLREMFFKEAATMASISHGNVASILDVGTGDLDTPPHFTMEYFCGNLGVLMGENYEVELESRRLGVEASLYIARGMLHGLDRLHFEGVVHRDVKPFNVMLAEDHGGPGQVKLIDFGLSKLRGEKPVRHKGMVVGSPYYTAPEQEADPESADARSDIYSVGVTLYRMLTGVLPEERGNSQRLCDIHADLDCAWDDFFDQALAVNPEKRFQDAMAMIDALNILETAWLSQKDATCVAPDLLFEPERHDPEWLPRHESVKVGSKGARAFFDLDELWRPNEYGPGEFKDSGDGTVLDRVSGRVWEKAGSRYPLTWERAHAHVARLNRHGFAGHTDWRLPTVDELTTVFTGRTEPGEFCLEPVFDPRKARLWSSDTKAFTAAWYADAELGFVWWQDRTCRFFVRAVCGR